The following coding sequences are from one Paenibacillus stellifer window:
- a CDS encoding metal ABC transporter ATP-binding protein, producing the protein MLPESLDCHKHMIEIKNLSFSYGEQKVISDLNFTVRERDFVGVIGSNGAGKSTLLKMIVGLLTPSEGDIKLFGESVRKFRDWERIGYVPQKNAFNPLFPATVREVVLSGLYNNKNVFRRLSRQQQRKCDDALEVMRIQNIQDRRVGMLSGGQQQRVFLARALINHPDLLILDEPTVGIDVETQAAFFELITHMHAHHHMTFLMVSHDIDMIRNYLGHDPIQRNGKINFYSHHSHELQNCAAEDLQHSLT; encoded by the coding sequence ATGCTTCCGGAATCACTGGACTGCCACAAGCATATGATCGAGATCAAGAACCTTTCATTCTCATACGGAGAGCAGAAGGTTATATCCGATCTGAATTTTACGGTCAGAGAGCGGGATTTTGTCGGGGTTATCGGTTCGAACGGAGCTGGTAAATCCACGCTTCTGAAGATGATCGTCGGGCTTCTTACACCGTCAGAAGGTGATATCAAGCTGTTCGGAGAGTCTGTCCGCAAGTTCAGGGACTGGGAACGGATCGGCTACGTGCCGCAGAAGAACGCATTTAACCCGCTGTTTCCCGCCACCGTGCGCGAGGTTGTCTTGTCGGGATTGTATAATAATAAAAATGTGTTCCGGCGCCTCTCGCGCCAGCAGCAGCGTAAATGCGACGACGCGCTTGAGGTAATGCGCATCCAGAACATTCAGGACAGACGGGTCGGTATGCTGTCCGGCGGCCAGCAGCAGCGTGTCTTTCTCGCCCGCGCGCTGATCAATCATCCCGATCTGCTCATCCTGGACGAGCCGACAGTCGGGATCGACGTTGAAACCCAGGCCGCATTCTTCGAGCTGATCACCCATATGCATGCCCATCATCATATGACCTTTCTTATGGTATCGCATGATATCGATATGATCCGCAATTATCTCGGGCATGATCCGATCCAGCGAAACGGGAAGATCAATTTCTACTCCCATCATTCGCATGAGCTGCAGAATTGCGCTGCCGAGGATCTCCAGCATTCGCTGACTTGA
- a CDS encoding metal ABC transporter substrate-binding protein, with translation MQRKWIKGWVLPFALLAVMLAGCGRGSSGTIVEGKVNVVTTFYPIYEFAKEIGGDDVNAINLLPVGVEPHDWTPRSQDIVNTSKAQLFLYNGAGLEGWVPNFLKSLESDSQVQAVEVSKGVDLIKTNEEEEGHDHGDGEVEDSGDTLHTDPHTWVSPKSALIMAKNIKDSLVKADPAHQANYEERYEAVAGKLKDLDTKFETELAKMPNKEIVVSHQAFAYLCRDYGLTQHAIMGLSPDAEPTGQDLVKLADMVKKDKIRYIFFEELVSDKLAKTLASEAGVSTMVLNPLEGLTEEQEKNNENYYTLMEKNLQNLILALK, from the coding sequence ATGCAACGAAAATGGATTAAAGGCTGGGTTTTGCCTTTTGCGCTGCTGGCGGTTATGTTGGCCGGATGCGGCCGGGGGAGCAGCGGGACGATCGTGGAAGGCAAGGTTAACGTCGTAACGACATTCTACCCGATATATGAATTTGCGAAGGAAATCGGAGGAGATGATGTCAATGCGATCAACCTCCTGCCGGTAGGTGTAGAGCCGCATGACTGGACGCCGCGAAGCCAGGATATTGTGAACACATCCAAAGCGCAGCTGTTCCTGTACAACGGTGCAGGACTGGAAGGCTGGGTTCCGAACTTCCTGAAGTCGCTGGAGAGCGACAGCCAGGTGCAGGCGGTAGAAGTCAGCAAGGGCGTGGATCTGATCAAGACGAACGAGGAAGAGGAAGGTCATGACCACGGTGACGGCGAGGTGGAGGATTCCGGCGATACGCTGCACACCGATCCGCATACATGGGTCAGTCCGAAGTCGGCGCTTATTATGGCGAAGAATATCAAGGATAGCCTTGTGAAGGCCGACCCGGCGCATCAAGCGAATTACGAAGAGCGATATGAGGCGGTGGCGGGCAAGCTGAAGGACCTCGACACCAAGTTTGAGACGGAATTAGCCAAGATGCCGAACAAGGAGATTGTCGTATCCCACCAGGCGTTTGCTTATTTATGCCGGGACTACGGATTGACTCAACATGCAATTATGGGGCTGTCTCCGGACGCCGAGCCGACAGGCCAGGATCTGGTGAAGCTGGCGGACATGGTAAAGAAGGACAAGATCCGCTATATTTTCTTCGAAGAGCTGGTGTCCGACAAGCTGGCCAAAACGCTCGCATCCGAGGCGGGGGTATCCACCATGGTGCTGAACCCGCTGGAGGGACTTACGGAAGAGCAGGAGAAGAACAACGAGAACTACTACACATTGATGGAGAAAAATTTGCAAAATCTCATTCTCGCTTTAAAATAA